In Methanosarcina barkeri MS, a single window of DNA contains:
- a CDS encoding methanogenesis marker 12 protein, protein MAFIGIDHGTTAMRFALIEGESTHTFELERAEAAAMSENEILTSLEEHFGIQREKIDLIALTYSMGDGFSTINDIRNLEGRGLKSIEGAGKKTGGGTRVFDAIRNSGIPAIAIPGLHTESKVDPRMKVFSHLTSPEKLGIAYHILRLGYNNFVVSDISSNTVTLAIADGKVIGAIDACIFAPGVHHGPLDLQAIRDVDNGYRTANQAFMEAGALKMTPYKDREELLLAAEKKESSALLALDTISLFAAMEIASMQLLLKDYKTIGDVFLAGSVGEFGYVQKKIHAHLGQECQCLGKWHAAIGCAEIARDVFAGEKEILGVEVNYH, encoded by the coding sequence TTGGCCTTTATAGGGATTGATCATGGCACAACTGCAATGCGTTTTGCTCTCATAGAAGGAGAAAGTACCCATACCTTTGAACTTGAGAGAGCTGAGGCAGCAGCCATGTCCGAAAATGAGATTTTGACCTCGCTTGAGGAACATTTTGGAATTCAGCGTGAGAAAATCGACCTTATTGCACTGACGTATTCGATGGGAGATGGTTTTTCCACAATAAATGATATCAGGAATCTTGAAGGAAGAGGGCTCAAAAGTATTGAAGGAGCAGGAAAAAAGACAGGAGGGGGTACAAGAGTTTTTGATGCCATTCGGAACTCTGGAATTCCGGCAATAGCAATCCCTGGACTTCATACGGAGAGCAAGGTAGATCCTAGAATGAAGGTATTTTCCCATCTAACAAGTCCCGAGAAATTAGGAATTGCTTACCACATCCTGCGCCTTGGTTATAATAACTTCGTGGTTTCCGATATAAGTTCAAATACTGTTACTCTTGCCATTGCCGACGGGAAGGTAATTGGAGCAATCGATGCTTGCATATTTGCCCCGGGTGTTCATCACGGGCCCCTTGACCTGCAAGCTATAAGGGACGTAGATAACGGATACCGCACCGCCAACCAGGCTTTTATGGAAGCCGGAGCTTTGAAAATGACTCCATATAAAGATAGGGAAGAACTACTCCTTGCAGCCGAAAAAAAAGAAAGCTCTGCCCTCCTGGCTCTTGATACTATTTCACTGTTCGCCGCCATGGAAATTGCGTCAATGCAGCTTCTTCTTAAGGACTATAAAACAATCGGAGACGTTTTTCTTGCTGGATCCGTAGGCGAATTTGGATATGTACAGAAAAAAATCCATGCACATCTGGGGCAAGAATGTCAGTGTCTTGGAAAATGGCATGCTGCAATAGGCTGTGCCGAGATAGCACGTGATGTTTTTGCAGGAGAGAAAGAAATCCTTGGCGTAGAAGTTAACTACCATTAA
- a CDS encoding TIGR00288 family NYN domain-containing protein has translation MKPVKSGIDSISKYLRSKKEVGRRKIGLLVDGPNILRKEFDVNLEEIRDVLKDYGNIKIGRVFLNQYASDKLVEAIENHGLEPIICSSDVDVRLAVEGMELVYNPNIDTLAIVTRDADFKPLLNKANEHGKETIIFGVEPGFSTALKNSADYVILMKKDRMSSYDESNEMGSGEGKIDASEYQDSMYEESIEKT, from the coding sequence ATGAAACCTGTAAAAAGCGGAATCGACTCAATATCAAAATACCTCCGCTCGAAAAAAGAAGTTGGCAGGCGGAAAATAGGACTTTTAGTGGATGGCCCGAATATTCTCAGAAAAGAATTTGATGTAAATCTTGAGGAGATAAGGGACGTCCTGAAAGATTATGGGAATATCAAAATCGGGCGCGTTTTTCTTAACCAATACGCCTCTGACAAGCTTGTGGAAGCTATCGAAAATCATGGGCTTGAACCTATAATTTGTTCGAGCGATGTTGATGTGCGCCTCGCAGTAGAGGGCATGGAGCTAGTATATAATCCTAATATTGATACTCTTGCAATTGTTACAAGGGATGCGGACTTCAAGCCTTTGTTGAACAAAGCAAATGAGCATGGCAAAGAAACTATCATTTTTGGAGTTGAGCCCGGTTTTTCCACAGCGTTAAAGAATTCTGCGGACTATGTTATTCTTATGAAGAAAGACAGAATGAGCAGTTATGATGAGTCCAATGAAATGGGGTCCGGTGAAGGAAAAATTGATGCATCGGAATATCAGGACAGTATGTACGAAGAGTCCATAGAAAAAACCTAA
- a CDS encoding rhomboid family intramembrane serine protease produces the protein MAGKNSVFASPSLSIIVLCTLSFFLEMIPGIGDAYFNAFYFDPNYLVTRPWTLITYIFLHNGLVHLLFNMLVLYFFGTALERRIGNKQLLAIFFTAGVLSAIGYTFLSQPIFNISPGPMIGASGAIYGVFAALTIIEPDIRVYVYFVPMKLKHALVLFALLDFLMVNSSDMIAHTAHLSGLFVGLYMGFRIKKIQENALRSRYIGRW, from the coding sequence GTGGCAGGTAAAAATTCTGTTTTCGCAAGCCCGTCACTATCAATCATTGTCCTTTGTACACTTTCATTCTTCTTGGAAATGATTCCGGGCATAGGTGATGCCTATTTTAACGCTTTTTATTTTGACCCTAATTATCTTGTAACAAGGCCGTGGACGCTTATTACATACATATTTCTACACAACGGTTTAGTTCATCTTTTATTCAATATGCTCGTCCTGTACTTCTTCGGAACTGCACTTGAGCGGCGGATCGGGAACAAACAGCTTCTGGCAATTTTTTTCACTGCCGGAGTTCTATCGGCAATAGGGTATACCTTTTTAAGTCAGCCAATATTCAATATCTCGCCTGGCCCAATGATTGGCGCAAGCGGAGCAATATACGGAGTCTTTGCAGCTCTTACAATAATTGAGCCGGATATTCGTGTCTATGTTTACTTTGTCCCTATGAAACTAAAACATGCCCTGGTGCTTTTTGCTTTACTTGATTTTCTTATGGTTAACTCATCGGACATGATAGCCCATACAGCCCACCTTAGCGGTCTCTTTGTCGGTCTTTATATGGGTTTCCGCATAAAGAAAATTCAGGAAAATGCTCTGAGATCCAGATACATCGGCAGGTGGTAA
- the cdhA gene encoding CO dehydrogenase/acetyl-CoA synthase complex subunit alpha: protein MSKLTTGSFSIEDLESVQITINNIVGAAKEVAKEAKEEESGPMGPTPLANMAAYRNDWNFILLNRYEPVLTPMCDQCCYCTYGPCDLSKNKRGACGIDMAGHTGREFFLRVITGTACHAAHGRHLLEHVIEVFGEDYPISLGESNVLTPNVTICTGYKPKTLGECRAPMEYVEEELTQLLATIHAGQESAEIDYDSKALFSGSLDHVGMEVSDIAQVSAYDFPKADPEAPLIEIGMGAIDKSKPLIVAIGHNVAGVTYIMDYMEDNNLTDKMEIAGLCCTAFDMTRYKEADRRAPYAKIVGSLAKELKIIRSGMPDVIVVDEQCVRGDVLSESQKLKIPVIASNEKIMMGLPDRTDADVDSIIEELKSGAIPGCVVLDYEKLGELVPKLAQVMAPIRDAEGITAIPTDEEFKVYIDKCVKCGECRLACPEELDIPEALEFAAKGSYEYLEALHDRCIGCRRCEQVCKKEIPIVNVIEKAAQKAISEEKGLVRAGRGQASDAEIRKEGLNLVMGTTPGIIAIIGCPNYPAGTKDVYLIAEEFLKRNYLLAVSGCSAMDIGMYKDEDGKTLYEKYPGTFAGGGLLNTGSCVSNAHISGAAEKVAGIFAQRNMTGNLAEIADYTLNRVGACGLAWGGYSQKAAAIGTGCNIFGIPAVLGPHGSKYRRALIAKNYDESKWKVYDARDGSEMNIPPAPEFLLTTAETWQEAIPMMAKACIRPSDNSMGRSIKLTHWMELSKKYLGVEPEDWWKFVRTEADLPLAKREELLKRLEAEHGWEIDWKRKKIISGPKIKFDVSAQPTNLKRLCKGA from the coding sequence ATGAGCAAACTAACTACCGGGAGTTTTTCTATCGAAGATCTCGAATCCGTTCAGATCACTATTAACAACATTGTAGGGGCAGCAAAGGAGGTTGCCAAAGAAGCAAAAGAGGAAGAGTCAGGACCGATGGGCCCGACACCTCTGGCAAATATGGCAGCTTATAGAAATGATTGGAACTTTATCCTGCTCAACCGCTATGAACCTGTCTTGACCCCCATGTGTGACCAGTGCTGCTACTGTACTTATGGACCATGCGACCTGTCTAAAAATAAGAGAGGTGCCTGTGGTATTGACATGGCAGGCCACACAGGAAGGGAATTTTTCCTTCGTGTGATTACAGGTACTGCATGTCACGCTGCCCACGGTCGTCACCTGCTTGAACATGTAATAGAAGTCTTTGGTGAAGACTACCCGATAAGTCTCGGAGAATCGAACGTCCTGACTCCAAATGTCACAATCTGTACAGGATACAAGCCGAAGACTCTTGGAGAATGCAGGGCTCCAATGGAGTATGTTGAAGAAGAGCTCACTCAGCTACTTGCAACTATCCATGCAGGACAGGAAAGCGCAGAAATTGACTACGATTCAAAAGCCCTCTTCAGCGGCAGTCTTGACCATGTTGGTATGGAAGTTTCTGATATCGCTCAGGTTTCAGCATACGATTTTCCGAAAGCTGACCCCGAAGCCCCACTCATTGAAATTGGAATGGGAGCTATTGACAAGTCCAAGCCGCTCATTGTCGCAATCGGACACAATGTTGCCGGTGTAACTTATATTATGGACTATATGGAAGACAACAACCTGACCGACAAGATGGAAATTGCCGGGCTTTGCTGTACCGCATTCGATATGACCAGGTACAAAGAAGCCGACAGAAGAGCTCCATATGCCAAGATCGTAGGGTCCCTGGCCAAAGAACTGAAGATTATCCGCTCCGGAATGCCTGATGTAATTGTTGTCGATGAACAGTGCGTCCGCGGTGATGTTCTGTCAGAATCCCAGAAGCTCAAGATCCCTGTTATCGCTTCTAATGAAAAGATAATGATGGGCCTGCCGGACCGTACAGACGCAGATGTGGATTCAATAATTGAGGAATTAAAATCAGGAGCAATCCCTGGTTGCGTAGTACTTGACTATGAAAAACTTGGAGAACTTGTCCCGAAGCTTGCCCAGGTAATGGCTCCAATCCGCGACGCAGAAGGCATAACAGCAATTCCGACTGATGAAGAATTCAAGGTATATATCGACAAGTGTGTCAAGTGTGGAGAATGCAGGCTTGCATGCCCAGAAGAACTGGATATCCCAGAAGCTCTGGAGTTTGCAGCTAAAGGAAGCTACGAATACCTTGAAGCTCTCCATGACCGCTGTATTGGATGCCGCCGCTGTGAACAGGTCTGTAAGAAAGAAATCCCAATCGTAAACGTGATTGAGAAAGCTGCACAGAAGGCTATCAGCGAAGAGAAAGGGCTGGTCAGAGCTGGCAGAGGACAGGCAAGTGACGCGGAAATCAGGAAAGAAGGCCTGAACCTTGTCATGGGAACTACCCCAGGTATCATCGCTATTATCGGATGCCCGAACTATCCAGCTGGTACTAAAGATGTCTACCTCATCGCCGAAGAGTTCCTGAAGAGAAACTACCTCCTGGCTGTAAGCGGTTGTTCCGCAATGGACATCGGTATGTACAAGGACGAGGATGGCAAGACCCTTTACGAAAAGTACCCAGGTACATTCGCAGGTGGTGGACTGCTTAACACTGGTTCCTGTGTGTCCAATGCACACATCAGTGGAGCTGCCGAAAAAGTTGCCGGAATCTTTGCTCAGAGAAACATGACAGGAAACCTTGCTGAAATTGCAGACTATACACTTAACCGTGTAGGTGCATGTGGACTTGCCTGGGGTGGATACTCACAGAAGGCTGCTGCAATTGGTACCGGCTGTAATATTTTTGGTATCCCTGCAGTACTCGGCCCCCATGGTTCCAAGTACAGGAGAGCCCTGATCGCCAAGAACTATGACGAGTCCAAGTGGAAAGTCTATGATGCCAGAGACGGTTCAGAGATGAACATTCCACCAGCACCGGAATTCCTGTTGACAACTGCAGAAACCTGGCAGGAAGCAATCCCGATGATGGCAAAAGCCTGCATCCGCCCGTCCGATAACAGCATGGGAAGGTCCATAAAGCTGACCCACTGGATGGAACTCTCCAAGAAGTACCTTGGTGTAGAGCCAGAAGATTGGTGGAAGTTCGTCAGAACTGAAGCTGACCTCCCACTTGCCAAGCGTGAGGAACTCCTCAAGAGACTGGAAGCCGAGCATGGCTGGGAAATTGACTGGAAGAGGAAGAAGATAATTTCCGGTCCGAAGATCAAATTCGACGTCTCAGCACAGCCAACTAACCTCAAGAGACTTTGCAAGGGGGCCTGA
- the cdhB gene encoding CO dehydrogenase/acetyl-CoA synthase complex subunit epsilon, whose product MVDTTKNTKLFTSYGVTTAKTTTPEIAAKLIAKAKRPLLVVGTKILDPELLDRAVKIAKAKDIPIAATGSSMPGFVDKDVKAKYINLHQLGFYVTDPNWPGLDGNGTYDTLIVLGHIKYYINQVLSGTKNFSDVKAIAIDRNYIQNATMSFGNLSKADHYAALDELINAL is encoded by the coding sequence ATGGTAGACACTACCAAAAATACCAAGCTCTTCACCAGCTACGGAGTAACAACTGCAAAAACAACAACTCCAGAGATCGCAGCTAAATTGATTGCAAAAGCAAAGAGGCCACTTCTTGTGGTTGGGACCAAAATCCTTGACCCTGAACTCTTGGACAGGGCAGTGAAGATTGCAAAAGCAAAAGACATCCCTATTGCAGCAACCGGCAGCTCAATGCCTGGCTTTGTGGACAAGGATGTCAAAGCCAAGTACATTAATCTTCACCAGCTCGGCTTTTATGTAACTGATCCTAACTGGCCAGGGCTTGATGGCAATGGAACCTATGACACACTCATTGTTTTAGGACACATAAAATACTATATTAATCAGGTGCTGTCCGGAACAAAGAACTTTTCAGATGTAAAAGCAATAGCAATTGACAGAAACTACATCCAGAACGCAACTATGTCCTTCGGGAACCTGAGTAAGGCAGACCACTATGCTGCCCTGGATGAACTTATTAACGCATTATAA
- the cdhC gene encoding CO dehydrogenase/CO-methylating acetyl-CoA synthase complex subunit beta: MAEFPFEISPMFEGERVRKDGMFVELGGPKSMGLELVRAKDMDEIEDDKVTIVGPDLKEMEEGKTYPWAMIFHIGGELVEPDLESVVERRVHDFVNYCQGIMHLNQRYDVWMRMSKDTAAKMDSFEPFGKAVMMLFKTELPFIEKMQVTFYTDEAEVEKQMVEAKEIFKARDARTKDLHDEDVDVFYGCTLCQAFAPTNVCVVSPDRISLCGAINWFDGRAAAKVDPEGPQFAIEKGEVLDDNTGEYSGVNEIAKKLSSGEFDKIKLHSFFDSPHTSCGCFEVVGFYIPEVDGIGWVNREYQGMAPNGLGFSTMAGQTGGGKQIVGFLGIGVNYFYSPKFIQADGGWNRVVWLPAMLKEKIAETIPEDIKDKIATENDATDIESLKAFLQEKNHPVVANWAAAEEEEEEEEEEEEEETAVAAAPMMMPAAGFQMPAMASMPMMPAGKAGGIKITFKNAKISIDKMIVSEKKE; the protein is encoded by the coding sequence ATGGCAGAATTCCCATTTGAGATTTCTCCAATGTTTGAAGGAGAAAGAGTAAGAAAGGATGGAATGTTTGTTGAACTCGGCGGCCCGAAATCCATGGGTCTGGAACTTGTCCGTGCAAAGGACATGGACGAGATCGAAGATGACAAAGTTACGATCGTCGGTCCTGATCTAAAGGAAATGGAAGAGGGCAAAACATATCCCTGGGCAATGATTTTCCACATCGGCGGAGAACTGGTAGAGCCTGACCTTGAGTCTGTCGTCGAAAGGCGTGTCCACGACTTCGTAAACTACTGCCAGGGCATTATGCACCTGAACCAGAGATACGATGTATGGATGAGAATGTCAAAGGACACAGCTGCAAAGATGGACTCCTTCGAACCTTTCGGAAAAGCTGTCATGATGCTCTTCAAGACAGAGCTTCCTTTTATTGAGAAGATGCAGGTGACCTTCTACACCGACGAGGCCGAAGTCGAAAAGCAAATGGTAGAGGCAAAGGAGATCTTCAAGGCAAGAGATGCAAGGACAAAGGACCTACACGATGAAGATGTCGATGTCTTCTATGGATGTACTCTATGTCAGGCTTTTGCTCCAACCAACGTATGTGTGGTTTCTCCAGACAGAATCTCACTATGTGGTGCAATCAACTGGTTTGACGGCCGTGCAGCCGCAAAAGTAGACCCAGAAGGCCCACAGTTCGCAATTGAAAAGGGTGAAGTTCTCGATGACAATACAGGTGAATACTCAGGTGTAAATGAGATTGCAAAGAAACTTTCAAGTGGTGAATTCGACAAGATTAAACTCCACTCATTCTTCGACTCACCACACACCTCTTGTGGCTGCTTCGAAGTAGTCGGGTTCTATATCCCTGAAGTTGACGGTATCGGATGGGTTAACAGAGAATACCAGGGAATGGCACCAAATGGACTTGGTTTCTCAACTATGGCCGGTCAGACAGGAGGCGGAAAGCAGATAGTAGGTTTCCTCGGTATTGGGGTCAACTACTTCTATTCACCCAAGTTCATCCAGGCGGATGGAGGCTGGAACAGAGTTGTCTGGCTCCCTGCCATGCTCAAGGAAAAGATTGCAGAAACCATTCCTGAAGACATCAAAGACAAGATCGCAACTGAGAACGATGCAACTGACATCGAGTCCTTGAAGGCTTTCCTGCAGGAGAAGAACCACCCGGTCGTTGCTAACTGGGCAGCTGCAGAAGAAGAGGAAGAGGAAGAAGAAGAGGAAGAAGAAGAGGAAACAGCTGTTGCAGCAGCTCCAATGATGATGCCTGCAGCAGGTTTCCAGATGCCTGCAATGGCTTCAATGCCAATGATGCCTGCCGGTAAAGCTGGTGGAATAAAGATCACTTTCAAGAATGCAAAGATCTCCATTGACAAAATGATCGTCAGCGAGAAGAAGGAATAA
- a CDS encoding ATP-binding protein, translated as MTKVIAITGKGGTGKTAVAALLIRSLSKKGKFLLAVDADADTNLPETLGCENVKTIGDAKEYLQAEITKPKPEHPDMNKEAVLKSKIYEIIEEMPGYDLLVMGRPEGSGCYCYVNNLLRGIMDKLIANYDIVIIDAEAGLEHFSRKIIRDIDELIVVTDASRRGFRTAERIHELVDELDSNIGRIHVIANKVTDTNREKLVKLAEDLKLSMIGMIPLDPKIEEMDIKGIPLFQISDDSVAAVEIENIIKKLGL; from the coding sequence GTGACAAAAGTAATTGCAATAACGGGAAAAGGTGGGACTGGTAAAACAGCGGTAGCGGCTCTTCTGATCCGCTCCCTTTCCAAAAAAGGGAAGTTCTTATTGGCAGTTGATGCAGATGCAGATACTAACCTTCCTGAGACTCTTGGCTGTGAGAACGTAAAAACAATCGGAGATGCAAAGGAGTATTTACAGGCCGAAATCACAAAACCAAAGCCTGAACATCCCGACATGAATAAAGAGGCGGTACTTAAAAGCAAGATTTATGAGATCATCGAAGAAATGCCGGGTTATGACCTCCTGGTAATGGGAAGGCCCGAAGGGTCAGGATGTTACTGTTATGTAAACAACCTTCTCAGGGGCATCATGGATAAACTGATAGCGAATTATGATATCGTTATCATTGATGCAGAAGCAGGGCTTGAGCATTTCAGCAGGAAAATTATCCGGGATATAGATGAACTGATTGTCGTAACAGACGCCTCTCGAAGGGGATTTAGAACTGCTGAGAGAATTCATGAACTTGTGGATGAACTGGACTCAAACATTGGTAGAATTCACGTTATTGCAAATAAGGTTACAGATACTAACCGAGAAAAGCTTGTCAAACTGGCAGAGGATCTGAAACTTAGTATGATAGGTATGATCCCACTAGACCCAAAAATAGAGGAAATGGATATAAAAGGCATACCTCTCTTCCAAATTTCGGATGACTCGGTTGCTGCAGTAGAAATCGAAAATATTATAAAAAAACTGGGATTATAA
- the cdhD gene encoding CO dehydrogenase/acetyl-CoA synthase subunit delta: MAKKAKLSEMTDMFKDMDILSLEGVTIEGDVEIELNGLGGGFDPMLAALLGQENAVLAQHFARLASMFGVPVGIGAPAGVPAAAPAVSPALAAPKLKDLIPAKFDFENIAEWANQIQEVPIGNTSADGGSRGKRVMLGGEKALPFFPDAVMPNRNQVTIDVFDMRIGLAKAVKVNYDEVMDSPGEWAKKNVEKFNADMITIHLISTDPLIKDTPAKEAAKTVEEVLQAVDVPIAIGGSGNPQKDPEVLAKAAEVAEGERCLIASASLNLDYAKIAEAALKYDHDVLSWTQLDMNSQKELNRKLMKQCNVPRDRIIMDPTTAALGYGLDYAYTNMERIRLAALMGDDELTFPMSSGTTNAWGARESWMVSSPLKEDSDWGPREYRGPIWEIITGLSLAIAGNDLFMMMHPTSVAVLKQITQTLFGSIEAEPVDIANWIGAEV, encoded by the coding sequence ATGGCAAAGAAAGCTAAATTATCAGAAATGACAGACATGTTCAAGGACATGGACATACTCTCCCTTGAAGGTGTAACTATTGAAGGGGACGTTGAGATTGAGCTCAATGGACTCGGAGGCGGCTTTGACCCGATGCTTGCTGCTCTTCTAGGACAGGAGAATGCAGTACTCGCACAGCACTTCGCAAGACTTGCTAGCATGTTTGGAGTACCTGTAGGCATTGGTGCCCCAGCTGGTGTTCCAGCAGCTGCTCCTGCAGTGTCCCCTGCTCTGGCAGCACCGAAACTTAAGGACCTCATTCCTGCCAAGTTCGATTTTGAAAACATTGCAGAATGGGCAAATCAGATTCAGGAAGTACCAATAGGCAACACATCTGCAGATGGTGGAAGCCGTGGAAAGAGGGTCATGCTTGGTGGAGAGAAAGCTCTGCCGTTCTTCCCGGATGCCGTAATGCCAAACAGGAATCAGGTTACAATTGATGTGTTTGACATGAGAATCGGGCTTGCAAAAGCCGTCAAGGTGAACTATGATGAAGTAATGGACAGCCCTGGAGAATGGGCAAAGAAGAACGTGGAGAAGTTCAACGCAGATATGATCACAATCCACCTGATCTCAACAGACCCATTGATTAAGGACACACCGGCAAAGGAAGCAGCAAAGACGGTGGAAGAAGTACTACAGGCTGTTGATGTACCAATCGCAATCGGCGGTTCAGGGAACCCACAGAAAGACCCGGAGGTTCTTGCAAAGGCAGCAGAAGTGGCAGAAGGAGAACGCTGCCTTATTGCATCTGCTAGCCTGAACCTTGACTACGCAAAGATTGCAGAAGCTGCATTAAAGTATGACCACGATGTTCTGTCATGGACTCAGCTTGATATGAACTCACAGAAGGAACTTAACAGGAAGCTCATGAAGCAGTGCAATGTCCCAAGAGACAGGATCATCATGGATCCAACAACTGCAGCACTTGGTTATGGTCTAGACTACGCATACACCAACATGGAGCGTATAAGACTTGCAGCACTTATGGGTGACGATGAACTGACCTTCCCAATGTCTTCTGGTACTACAAACGCATGGGGTGCCCGTGAGTCATGGATGGTGAGCTCACCACTGAAGGAAGATTCGGACTGGGGACCAAGAGAATACAGAGGACCTATATGGGAAATCATTACTGGACTGTCACTTGCAATTGCAGGAAACGATCTCTTCATGATGATGCACCCAACATCAGTTGCTGTACTGAAGCAGATTACCCAGACATTATTCGGTTCAATTGAGGCAGAGCCGGTTGACATTGCTAACTGGATCGGAGCGGAGGTGTGA
- the acsC gene encoding acetyl-CoA decarbonylase/synthase complex subunit gamma, whose product MKINSPLEAYKYLPQTNCGECGEATCMAFASKLIDRSGKTTDCSPLIKEKKFAKKLAELDRLLAPEIKEVEVGVGERAVKIGGDDVLYRHKLTFFNKTKMFFDVTDTMEEAALVERVKNIANFKKFYVGRHLLLDGVAIRSVSNDPAKFAAAVKKVAEVGIPMIFCSFNPEVLKAGLEAAKDANPLLYAANKDNWKEIGELALEYNVPVVVSAVNDLDALKTLAKTFAEAGIKNIVLDPGTCPTGKGMKESFSNFLKIRRAGIMGDTEIAYPIMALPFTAWMAGISDPVSASYWETAMAAVFTIRYGDIMILHSMEPYATIPEVHMAETIYTDPRTPVAVDSKMYKVGNPTADSPVLFTTNFALTYYTVESDLSSNGIDCWLLAVNTDGIGVEASVAGGQLTADKVKDAFDKSGFDLKKDVTHNTVITPGLAARLQGDLEDKLSANILVGPMDSGRLPGFMEKNWPPKK is encoded by the coding sequence ATGAAGATAAACAGCCCATTAGAAGCTTACAAATACCTCCCGCAGACCAACTGTGGAGAATGCGGTGAAGCAACATGTATGGCATTTGCTTCAAAGCTCATAGACAGGTCAGGAAAGACAACAGACTGCTCACCATTGATTAAAGAGAAGAAGTTTGCAAAGAAGCTTGCAGAACTTGACAGACTACTTGCACCTGAAATTAAAGAAGTGGAAGTCGGAGTGGGTGAAAGAGCAGTCAAGATCGGGGGCGACGATGTGCTTTACCGTCACAAATTGACTTTCTTCAATAAGACGAAGATGTTCTTCGATGTGACGGACACAATGGAAGAAGCCGCACTTGTTGAAAGAGTGAAGAATATTGCAAACTTCAAGAAGTTCTATGTCGGGAGACACCTGCTCCTTGACGGTGTGGCAATCAGGTCTGTATCAAACGATCCTGCAAAGTTCGCAGCAGCGGTTAAGAAAGTTGCAGAAGTTGGCATACCAATGATATTCTGTTCCTTTAACCCTGAAGTTCTTAAAGCAGGACTTGAAGCGGCAAAGGATGCAAACCCACTGCTCTACGCTGCAAACAAGGACAACTGGAAGGAAATAGGCGAACTAGCACTTGAATACAATGTGCCTGTGGTGGTTTCAGCTGTAAATGACCTTGATGCCCTCAAGACTCTTGCAAAAACATTTGCAGAGGCAGGTATTAAGAACATTGTACTTGACCCAGGAACTTGTCCAACAGGTAAAGGCATGAAGGAATCCTTCAGCAATTTCCTGAAGATCAGGAGAGCAGGCATTATGGGAGATACAGAGATCGCATACCCGATCATGGCTCTGCCGTTTACTGCATGGATGGCTGGAATTTCGGACCCTGTCAGCGCCTCGTACTGGGAAACTGCAATGGCTGCCGTATTTACTATCAGGTATGGCGATATTATGATTCTCCACAGTATGGAGCCATACGCCACCATTCCTGAGGTGCACATGGCCGAGACAATCTATACCGACCCGAGGACTCCTGTGGCTGTGGACTCAAAGATGTACAAGGTAGGAAACCCAACAGCGGATTCACCTGTACTCTTTACCACAAACTTTGCTCTGACTTATTATACAGTAGAGAGCGACCTTTCCTCAAACGGTATCGACTGCTGGCTTCTTGCAGTTAACACCGATGGTATTGGTGTAGAAGCATCTGTTGCCGGTGGCCAGCTGACTGCGGACAAAGTAAAGGATGCTTTTGATAAATCAGGCTTTGACCTCAAGAAGGATGTTACACACAACACTGTAATCACTCCGGGTCTGGCTGCACGTCTACAGGGTGACCTTGAGGACAAACTCAGTGCAAATATTCTTGTGGGCCCAATGGATTCAGGAAGACTGCCTGGATTTATGGAAAAGAACTGGCCTCCAAAGAAATAA